A part of Ktedonobacterales bacterium genomic DNA contains:
- a CDS encoding ribonuclease HII, whose translation MPARRRNAAPTSEPAIAVSLGRCDPTLEEEERLRVQGHLLIAGLDEAGRGCLAGPVVAAAAILPLAEDCLRLFAGVRDSKQLSAVQRERLFAVVMERAVGVGVGVVSVEWIDRYNILRATRLAMQQALATLPVRPTYLLLDALKLPTVRLPQLALIKGDTRCLSIAAASIIAKVTRDRLMQSLDEQYPGYGFARHKGYGTVEHQRALATLGPSPAHRRTFAPVRALLETRQLSLDL comes from the coding sequence ATGCCAGCGCGCAGACGGAATGCCGCTCCGACCAGCGAACCCGCGATTGCCGTATCGTTGGGTCGCTGCGATCCCACGCTTGAGGAAGAAGAGCGCCTCAGAGTCCAGGGGCATCTGCTGATTGCCGGATTGGATGAGGCGGGGCGCGGCTGTCTGGCCGGGCCAGTGGTGGCCGCCGCGGCCATCTTGCCGCTGGCAGAGGATTGTTTGCGTCTTTTTGCCGGGGTGCGCGACTCCAAGCAGTTGAGCGCGGTCCAGCGCGAACGCCTCTTCGCGGTAGTAATGGAGCGCGCCGTTGGCGTGGGGGTGGGCGTGGTTTCGGTGGAATGGATTGATCGCTATAATATTTTGCGCGCGACACGGCTGGCAATGCAGCAGGCGTTGGCGACTCTGCCTGTGCGCCCAACCTATCTTCTGCTGGATGCCCTCAAGCTCCCCACTGTGCGTCTGCCGCAGCTTGCCTTGATCAAGGGAGATACGCGCTGCCTTTCGATTGCGGCGGCCTCGATTATTGCCAAGGTTACACGCGACCGGCTGATGCAGAGCCTGGATGAGCAGTATCCGGGCTATGGGTTTGCGCGGCATAAAGGCTATGGGACGGTTGAGCATCAGCGCGCGCTTGCCACATTGGGGCCTTCGCCCGCGCATCGCCGCACCTTTGCCCCGGTACGGGCGCTCTTAGAAACGCGGCAGCTTTCGCTGGACCTCTAA
- the rplS gene encoding 50S ribosomal protein L19 yields the protein MLELVKQIEAEYLREDVPELASGDTVRVHVKMVEGNRRPQVFEGIVIRMHGQGVNRSFTVRAVRYGVGVERTFLLHSPRVENIEVVRHAVVRRKQLYYMRKLSGKAARLRERRES from the coding sequence ATGCTGGAACTGGTCAAACAAATAGAGGCAGAATATCTGCGGGAAGATGTACCCGAATTGGCGTCGGGCGATACGGTGCGTGTTCATGTGAAGATGGTTGAGGGCAACCGTCGCCCACAGGTGTTTGAGGGCATTGTGATCCGCATGCACGGACAGGGGGTCAACCGCAGTTTCACTGTGCGGGCGGTCAGGTATGGGGTCGGTGTGGAGCGGACCTTCCTGCTGCATTCGCCGCGTGTTGAGAATATAGAAGTTGTGCGGCATGCCGTCGTGCGGCGCAAGCAGTTGTATTATATGCGCAAGCTGTCGGGCAAGGCGGCGCGTTTGCGGGAGCGGCGCGAGTCATAG
- the pyrR gene encoding bifunctional pyr operon transcriptional regulator/uracil phosphoribosyltransferase PyrR — MSQATGHEGAAKILLNEEEIRRAISRMAHEIVERNAGATELVLVGIRSRGVPLARRLAVRISALEHTAVPVGQLDATLYRDDLRSRGAQLKVRPTELPTDITDRIVVLVDDVLYTGRTARAALDALLDHGRPRKIQLAVLIDRGHRELPIRADYVGKNVPTAREESILVRLSEDDGFDTVLLSHKP, encoded by the coding sequence ATGAGCCAGGCCACAGGCCACGAAGGAGCAGCCAAAATCCTCCTCAACGAGGAAGAAATCCGCCGGGCCATCTCACGCATGGCCCACGAGATCGTCGAGCGCAACGCGGGCGCGACAGAGCTTGTGCTGGTGGGCATCCGCTCGCGGGGCGTACCTCTGGCGCGGCGTCTGGCCGTCAGGATCAGCGCGCTGGAGCATACCGCTGTGCCGGTAGGCCAACTAGACGCGACACTTTACCGCGACGACCTGCGCTCACGCGGCGCGCAGCTCAAGGTACGGCCAACCGAACTGCCTACCGACATCACTGATCGTATCGTGGTGCTGGTTGATGATGTGCTCTATACCGGGCGCACCGCCCGCGCCGCGCTGGATGCCTTGCTCGATCATGGCCGCCCACGCAAAATACAGCTAGCCGTTTTGATTGACCGGGGACACCGCGAACTGCCCATCCGCGCCGATTACGTCGGTAAAAATGTCCCGACTGCACGCGAAGAAAGTATTCTTGTGCGCCTTTCGGAAGATGATGGGTTCGATACGGTCCTGCTGAGCCACAAACCATAA